The Triticum aestivum cultivar Chinese Spring chromosome 4B, IWGSC CS RefSeq v2.1, whole genome shotgun sequence sequence atgttgtacattttttgtatacatgtaaAACATTTTTATACTTATTTGAaatttttcaaatatatttttaatatttttacAAACATGTTTTGAATACATTTTAAAATACAGgataaacatttttttcaaattcatgttgaaatatttttcaaatgatATATTTTTTACTATGCAAACATTTTTGTACATTgttcaaacattttctgaaaatgtcACAAACTTATCTTTGAAACTTGTGAAGAGTTTTAAAATGTGATGTACATTTTTTATTGTACTTAACATTTTCGTTTGAATTACAGGATTTTTTTTACCTTATATAAACACTTTCTAAGAGTGTCACATATTTTTAATTGACACAAACATTTTTCATACACACGATtaatatttttcatacatgtttttTTAGGCAAACATTTTTCGTACATGATTAAATATTTTTTGTACACATTGGCCCAAACGTAGCCCACCATCGTCTACTCCCTGACATGTTGGGCCAGAAATGCGACTCGATGCACCATGGGGCTCCCATCCCTAGGAGTTCCCAAAAAAAATCCCTAGGAGTTTCACCTCAAAAAAAATCTCTGGGAGTTTAGAATCTGTAGGGATGTATTGTCTGGTCCTAGTCCAACACTTCAGATTAAATTCTCTAAAAAACACTTCAGATTAAATGATAACGTCACCCTATAGTGATTTCAGAATTGTGGTTTTCCTAGTGGGTGTTACTGGTGAGGGCTAAACTTATGATAAATGGATAGAGAGCCAACTTAGATTCCATAATTTTCTACATTTTCACAATCCTTTTATATTCATCTTTTTTTGTCCCATGAGAAGATCCCCCTATGGGCCGCGATCTGAAGATATATCTTTCTTCTTATCATTAAGAACATGTCTCATATCTTCAACTATTTTAATAGTTAGGTAGATAGGGATTTGTGGTACTAATCGATTGGTATGTATTCTTacagtgtactccctccgttcctaaatatttgtctttttatagatttcaaatggactatcagatagtatgtatatagacattttttagagtgtaaattcactcattttgcttcgtatgtactcacttgttgaaatctctagaaagacaaatatttaggaacggagggagtacatacttcATCGCTGACCTCGTGAAGAGGAGCCCTAGCCCGCGCAGTATGGATGATATTTGAAAATGCAGAAAAAAAATGTTCTTTGCCCAGTGCCAGAAGTGCATAGAAATATAAAAAATGGTGAATGCGCTAGGAAGGGATCGAACCTTCGACTTTTTGTTTAGGAAACAAATGCTCTATCCACTGAGCTACAAGCGCTGTACATTACGGCAACCCCGCTGGCATCTTTTGGGCTGGGCCGGAAGACCACAAACggacatttgcagttttggccttTTCCGGTAGGCAGCCATCACAATTTGGCCTTTTCTCAGGTCTTTGAACTGGGCTGCCGCGGTGTTTTctctccaaaaaaataaaaaatgacacCGCATGAGCCTAGTTGAACTACAACCCGTCAAGCTAGAACAGAAATAACCAAGCCAAGGGATGGAACGAACATTTTTGCTATGATCAACAATGAAACAATCAATTACAGCAGAAAGGAGAAAAAGAATCAGCTCGACATTTTCTCTTTAACCATGACcaggagaaaaaaaaggaaaataaagagaAACCAGAGCCACTCCACGTCATCGTCCAGACAGTGCACCAGGCAGGGTATACACCGACCTCCATACGCTCACCTCACATTCCAACCCCCAAAAAATGGTGCCTCGGCGACAGTCTGCTGCTTGCGAAGTCATTGGCAACAGGCGAATTCGCCCTCCGGCTTTTCAGCTGAAAGAATCTAATCACACGCTGGCAGCAGAGCTTCAACAGAGCCACCTCTGTTAACCCAAAGGATTGCAAAAAACAAGAATGAAGTATCCTCAATCCTCTGTGTCACGGGAACCAGATGGCTCGGGGAAGATCTCCTTAGATTGCCTCCTGCGGGACGAAGAATGATCACCATTGCTCCCTCCAGATGATTTGATTGTCTCTGACCGTTTAAACATGTTATCATCCCTTGAAGGACCGATCTCTGACGAGCTATGCCGCCAACTCCCGAAGAATGCAGCATTCCACGAACCCCTTGAAGATGTTGCTCTCAACCTTGCCGAGCTAGAGCCGTTATCTTCTCTTACCACTTTCAAGGGATTCTCAAGTGCTTTTAGGATATATTTCATTGGTGGCCGTTTCGAAGACCTAGGATTCAAGCAAGATTTTGCGACAATTGCCATTGCCCAGACTTCCTCCAAATGATCCTCATCAATAATGAGGGTTGGGTCAATGATTTTGCTCATGAGCTCTTTCTCATAAATGTTGATGTACCTCAGGGTGTTATCAAGCCAATCACTTGTTGTACCGTCACTTGATGCACTGATACCAAGTCTCCCTGTCACCAGCTCCAGCAATACTTTTCCAAAGCAGTAGACGTCGTATGAACATGATGCAGATGGAGAACCTGTTTACATTAGAGCTGCTGGTCAGTTTACTTGCAACCATGAAAATTATTTATGGGGATGTTAAAAAATGGGCCTAAACTAGAGGATATATTTCCAAGGCTGAAATGAAATGATTCAAATCAATGAAATTGTATGTGGATGCACTCACCAGAAGAACTTTGATCCGCCGTCCTGCATCCCAGAAAACAATACAACGTTAAACACCAGAGGGGATTTAATTTAATCTAATATAAAATGAAATTACTTAAAAAGAGCAGAAATTTGTTGACTGCTGAAAAATATTAGGATCCCACAAGCAACAGAAAAGAATCCAAGACAGAATTGTTTGCATCCACTAATTCGGGTAATTTTTGTTTCAAATAGCTTGATCTGACACATCCTCAGTGAGTGGCAAGAGTATAGCAAGCATTTCTACACAAGTGGCATCCAGGAATTGACTGCAATAATTAGTAAACTACATGCTCAAGTTGAACACATATAATTTGACCCATGTTAAGTCGCCAGTTACATGATCTAATATTTCCTTAGAGATATTAGCAAATAAATAGCTGTGATCAAATCAGGTGATAAATACAGTAGCACATGATATAGAGATTTTGAGTCTAGACAAGTGAAAAAAAAAGGCACGGGTTGCAATAATGAGAGCTTGAGTCATAAGTGACACGTGAAAGACTTGCACTGAATTTTAAAAAGCATAATTTACAGGCTTGAGCGATTTTGTAACGGACAAAGTAGTATGGTGCAATATGGGCAATTTACAGGTTTGTAACTGACGGGGTAGCATGGTACAAAATGGGCAATTACCCGCTTGAGCAAATAAGATACATAGCCAATCATGCAGTGATAGAAACAGAAACTTACGATGAAAATCGTAATAGCTTTGTGATGACGTTTTGGTGACTTTCCCCTTCTTGAGGGCAAACTTCACTCAAACTTCCAAGACGCACTTCAAATTTATCATCAAGGAGGATACTGCTGGCTTGCACATCCCTGTAGCAGAATATTCATGAAGTTAGCTCAATAGCTAGTATTTTTCTCTCATGATCTAATTGCATGTGACAGGTTGATACTTAAAAATAATGTTCCTGGTGAAATGAATAAGAACATCATAAAATTGCCTATCCTTTTGTATGATGATATTGTGGTGGGATGATTTTCAACAGTTTAATACAAGAAACTTGTCAATAGCCAACTGACGGCAACATATGATCTCACAAATAAGAAAATCACTTAACTAAAAAGAAATAAATTGCTAACCAATTGATGTGGTGATGGGTCGTGTGAAGATTGATAGTTGGTCAGGAGATCACACAAATCATACTGGAACGGATAAGAATGGAATTTGTTTTTACGGAAGGAAAACTGCTAAAATTATGCTAAATAATGAGATGCCACTACACGACAGCGAAAATTATCTCCAATAAGGTTGATAAATAATGAAAGAAATAATAACATTGTCTGCATTGAATTTTTTTATTCGGGCAAGGTACAGGATGTACTATATATATAACCAAAACTGATTCAGCAATATCCAGTCCATTAAGTGTCTGGCCACTGGCCAGTGTATTCCTAGCTGTCACCAATTCTGTTGGGACATATGGTGGTGCCCATTGCATAACCACCCCAGTACCAACAGAAAGAAATATGAATTGTCATAACACCCACAATGAAATGCAGAAGGCGGGGAATGTTGGGCCAGCACTCAATGCCAGTATAATCATCGCATTGAGAAAAGAGCCCAAGATCCTACCTAAGATAAAAGATCACAAACCTGTACATTGCCCATTTTGCACCGTACTACATCCGTTACAAATTAATTAAAGGTTTAGTGTTGTCCTAAATTTGACCAACTCTATAGAAAAAATATATTCAATGTTCTAGATATTAGCACATTTTCACATAGACTTGGTCAGATATAGacaagtttgacttaggacaaagctAGAACATCGATTAATTTGGAATGGGGGTACTTACAAAGAAACATCATTCTGAAATAAATTTGGCATCTACGAACAATACAGAAGTTTATACCTGTGAACCATGGGTGGAGTACACTCGTGATGAAGGTAGCACAGTGCCTCCGCCACGCCTGTTGCAATCTTCAACCTCTTTATCCAATCCAACGATTgcattccctcctcttcctcccctgtcTTTCTGTGCAGTGCACATGACAAGTCACCATTACGGACAAACCTATACACgagaagcttctcgtcctctttaTCAAAGCAATGACCCATTAAGTGCACCAGCCTTTCATGCAATCCCTTTGCAAATAAATCTAACTCCGTCATATATGCATCTTTCCTAGCGACACGGTTAGTGATCCTCTTCACGACCACGGTGGTCCCATCTTGGAGCACACCATGGTATAGATCACCTGAATGACCATGCTTGATAATCCTCTCCTCCGCAAACCCCGAGGTGGCACTGGCGAGCTGGTCATAAGCAAATGAATCGCCGACCTTTGCCAAACTTGCGGGCGAGGCAGAAGGCTGTGTGGTACCAGTAGCTGCTGCAGCCCTTGCACTCCCATGCACTCCTGGCGGTGCACTTGGAGCGCCGCTTTCCCTCTGGTCACTCCTACCCCTCCTAGAACGCACAATGCAAAACACAACGGCGGCAACCACGGCTAGAAGCAGTACCCCGCCACCGATGGCCCCAATCAATATATACTTCAAATTCTTCTGCCTTCCCTTCTTATTTTCTGCAGGCACAGGCGCAGGCTGTGGTGTTGGTGCGGCAACCGGCCCATCGTATGGCAGTCCACGCCCAGCGTAGAACTGTTGGCAATCCTCCGGTCTACGCTGCCCGGCAACGTCAAGGAAGCAGTTCATCTCAGAGGACACATTTCCACCGGCAACACTTGATAGATTGCCCTCAAAGTAATTCCCAGAGATATTGGCCATCACCCGGTTGAAGAGCTGACGGAAGGTGTCCGGCACGGTGCCATAGAATAGGTTCCCAGACAGATCCACCGTCTGCAAGGTGGCTGACGGCGCAATCCCTGCCCCCGGCAGTGCGCCAGTGAGGTTGGTTTGAGACACATCGAGAACGCGGAGCTCCGGGAGCGACCACACCGCGTCAGGTAGCGCGCCGGGTAAGGCATTGCCGGAGAGGTTGAGGGTCCCTAGCTTCGGGAGCCCCGCCAGCGCGGCGGCCGGTAGTTGCCCGGAGAGCAGGTTGCCGGCGAGGTTGAGGGTGGTGAGGTTGCTGAGGCCGGCGACGGCCGACGCAGCGATCTCCCCCGTGACGGCGCAGGCGGAGAGGTCGAGGACCCGGAAGGAGGGCGCAAGCCCCGCGCCGAGCCACGCCGGGATGGAGCCGGGGAGGCCGAAGCCGGCGGCGGTGAAGGACTCGAGCCGCGAGAGGTTGCGCAGGCCGTCGACGTCGAAGCGCGGGGCGAGGCGGCCCAGCCGCGTGCGCCTGAGCCCGACGAGGCTGACGGACACGACGCGGCCGCCCCGGCAGCCCACGCCGGCCCACGCGGAGCACGGGTCCGCCTTGCGCGGCCAGTCCCGCGCCCGCAGCCCGAGCGCGCCGCGCAGCGTGTAGAGCCCCGCGAGATCCGCCCGCGAGGCGAGGCCGCCCTGCCCTCGCACCGCCCCGGGCGCCGCGGCCGCCGCCAGCGCGGCGAGCAGCAGCGCCGCCCagagcgcgcgcgcgcgcgtgcgcgtCATCACCacccgctcccgccgccgccgctgccgctccccATGCCTGTCCGCGACGCGACGACGCCTGCTAGGCTACAGTGTGCTCCGCCCCGGGCGTGCGCGTTGAAACTGTGGGCTGGAAttgggggaggaggccgatggAATTGGGAGGGAAATTAAAAGCAATAAAGGCGGGGGCAGAGCTGCGCGGGTACAGGAACCACTGCCCTCCGGGGCTCCGCCATCAATGCCCGGAATTACACTCCCCCAACTGCCTCCCTCCCAGTTATtgctcctccgcctccgcctcctccacctcaccTCCCCACGCCGCGGCGGCAACAGCAGCCCTCGCCGCCGATCCCAACCGAAAACCACACGCTCCCTTCTTCCCCCGCTGTACGGCCGCGGCGCAGACGGCGGCCGGGCGGAcgatgacggcggcgacggcggccggagacggggaagaggGAGGGAGGGGAGAGATGGGGCCGGGGCAGATGGGAGAGGAAGGCGCAGCTAATATCGTGGGGAGGGGTTTTGGTTGTTTAAGGAAGGCGTTTAATGCTTTTGAATTCCCCCTCCGGGCTCAATTGGAAACTCTTTGCTCCGCCGCGCTGTTGCCTTGCCACGTCTGGCTCCGCTGGGTTCGGgttggccgggccgggccgggccgggtcaGGTGGGTTTGGTGAGGCTCTGTTGCGTCGCGTGGCGACGGGATGGGGGCGGgtctttccctcaaaaaaaaaaaggatGGGGGCGGGTCAACGAGGCCGGAGGCGACTGGTGGCGGTTTCGGTTTCAGTTTCAGTTCCCAGTCAAGCAAGCGAGCGTGCGGCCGGCGGGGTGGCTCGGCTGGTGGACGGCGAGTCGTGGGCGGCGGGGGGGAGGGCTCTCTGATTCTGATGTTTTGTTTCTCCTGTCCATCGTGGTGAGGTAGGGTGGGGTGGCGCACCACACGGGTGACCCATGGGCAGAGGGACGGTACTTTGGAAACATCGGGGCGGTAGTGCCTGGTTGGTGCGGCGTAACGCGAGGGGACGCAAAGGTGGCGCCCTGCTCGTGCGTGCCTGTCCCCTCCTTTGTATTGGGACTGGATTTGTTGCTAAGGGTGATTATTATTGGGTAGGGGTAGACCCGGGCATTAGCTGGTCGACATTAAGCCTAGTAGTAATATGATGGCTCTCTTAGATTGATTTTATTATAAGTCGGCCATGATTTTTGATTTTCTACGTCTTCAATTTGACTAGAAAAACATTTACAATAAGCCATAGAAAATATTTCGCAACAAGTATTTGAGCCAAAAAATTTGGGATTGCCAGTTCCTGAAGGGAGAATGCATAAAGGACAATTTGAAACTCTTCAGGCAAGAATGAGAAAGAAGCTAGTGGACTGGAGCGAGAGATACCTATCTTCTAGGAATAAAGAAATCTTGATAAAGTCAGTTGCCCGAGCCATTCCAACTTATATTATGAGTGTTTTCAAATTGCCGGCATCAGTGTGTGATGATCTGACACAAATGATGAGACAATACTGGTGGGGAGTTGAAAATGGAAAAAAGAAGATGGCTTGGCTTAGTTGGGAGAGGATGATGCTCCCGAGAATGATGGGGGGCTTGGGTTTCAGAGACATGAGAGCTTTTAATCAGGCTTTATTGGCTAAACAAGCATGACACCTATTAGACTCCCCAGAAAGTTTGTGTGCTCGACTATTGCGTGTGAAGTACTATCCTAATGGAAATCTCTTGGATACGGTATTTCCAATTAATACATCGGCAGCTTGGAAGGGTATAGTGCATGGACTTGAGCTGGTAAAGAAAGGTATTATATGGCGGGTGGGAGATGGGTCACTAATTAAAACCTGGAGGGACCCTTGGGTACTGAGAGGTCATGACCACAAGCCCGTCACACCGAAGCGCAATTGTAGGTACAAATGGGTTGCGGATTTTTTGGATGTTCATGGAGCATGGAACTTACAGAGATTGTGAGAGCATTTTTGGGAGTTGGATGTGCGAGAGATTGTCAAAATTAGAACTTCACCAAGAAGCAGGCAGGATTTTCTAGCATGGTTCCCAGAGAAAAGTGGATGTTTTACTGTCAGGAGTGCTTACCGACTTGCCACTAGCAGTGTCATAAGCTCGGTTGCAGGTGGAGCGTCGAGCAATTATCCATCTGGTGAACGTCCTATTTGGTAGTGTATATGGGAAGCGCGGGTTCCGCAGAAGATGAAGATCCTAGCGCCCGGTGCGCTAGCCACGAACGCATGCAAGAAATATAGGCATATCTTGACGCGGGATCTGTACCCACTGTGTGGCAGAGAGGAGGAGTCCAGTTTTCATGCACTGGTCAGTTGTGAGCACGCTCGGAGATTGTGGGATCATATAAGAGGAATCTGGCTGTTACCTGCTAATGAGATGATTGTTAATTCTGGAAAAGAATGGTTGTTGCACCTTCTAGCAAATTGCCATGATCATATGCGTGATCGTATTATCATGCTAGTATGGAGAGTTTGGTCCTTGCGGACGGCACAGCGGCGGCCGGCATGATCATGAGAAGACCTGATGGCGGGGTGATCTTCGCAGCTTATCGCTATTTGTTTAACTGTAATGACGCACTGGAGGCGGAGTTACATGCTTTGATGCAGGGGATGGCATTGGCGCTGCAGCATAGTGATGGCCCGATTATTGTACAACTCCTCGGAGGCATTGTCGGCTTTGATGGGGAATGGCTTGTCAAAATCGGCATATGGACATTTAGTAGCGGAGATCATGTTTATTCCTTTGAAAATTAAACGTGAGCAAAATAGGGTGGCAGATCGGTTGGCGTCGTATAGTCGTACGGAGAGTACCACTGTTGTGTGGCTATATAGAGGACCACCATGTATTAAGGAACTTCTGCCTCTCGGTTGTAACCCTACTATAATGGAATACAACTCTTTTTCActcgcaaaaaaataaaaaaaattgaagacaTAAGTATCGAGCCCGACTTGTATACCCAACCGGAGGAAGTACTATATGTGTTGTGCATCGTTCTAGTATTAATATTATATGCAACTATGGTGGTCATTAGCCCTGCCTGGATAATTCTTACTACAATCGAGTAACCGGGCACTTCCTTCATCCGGGATCAATAGGTCAGAGGGTAACCGAAGTGTGTCCATTTTCTCAAGGGTGTTGGTCGAAAGCTAGCGATTTTCCCTCGACGCCCCCATCCCCCTCCTTCCCATTGTCGTTTCGTCTACCAATGCAATTAATTATGAGATGTTTTTCTAGGGTTGCGTGCATGCGAGAGATGCGTGTGAGGTGGGTTGGTCTGAGAGTTCATTGATGTGGAATTCGAGGGATAAGCATGGGATTTTGTTGATGTGTCTTGGTATCGCCAAATCGGCTCGTTGGCCTATTGATCCCGGATGAGGAACATGGAAAATAGTCAGGGAACCGGAAGCAAGCTGTGCGAAGCTACACAAGTCTTGTACTTCACATCCATCATCACGACAACAAACCAAGACAAGTTAGAAGAAGTCTTGTTGGGTAGGCCGAAGGGAATCCAAGATGACACTCCAACAAGATAACGACATCATGACGACGTCCATTCCAGAAACTGGATCTGAGACTTTCACCCGGAGCACAAATAGGGTGTATAAGATGAGAAGCTTCACAATAATGCCATGAGGAAGGAAGGAGGCACCCTAAAGTGGCGTCGTAGTCGGTGCCGACAAAGCAAGCACAAGGTTTTGCCTTGAAGTATCGCATGTGACCCTGGCGAACCCACGCCGATTGTCGATTCCCACAAAATCCGAGCATGTGACCTTCCCAACCCTCCGACAATAGGATGTATGCAGACCCACATACACCCACGATGAACCATTTTTATTAAAACCGAGTAACTAGATACTTCCTTCATTCGAGATTAATAGGTTGGAAGGCGGCGGAAGAGTGACTATTATTCCAAGGTTGTTGGAAGAAAGCCAACGAGTTTCCCTCGACCCCCTCCCTTGTTACTTTGTCCACCAATACAATTAATTGCAGTCGTGCACATGGGGTTGCATGCATGTGAGACGTGCACGTGAGGCAGGATCGGGTTGGGAATTAATAGACGTGGAAGGAAAAGGATAATCGCTTATTTCAAGGAACTTATTGATGTATATTGGTATTGCTAAATCATTGTTGGCCTATTAATTCCGGAGAAGGAAGTACAAGACAACGACTACTAGACGTGTCACATGACACGCACACAAGAAAGAACATGAAAACAGAGAGAGAGAAGTATCGATCTACCCGAGCGAGTTGTGCCAAGTTGCATAAGCCTTCTTCACGCCCATCATCACGACAACAAACCAAGATGAGTCATAAGAAGTATCTTTGGATAGACCGAAAGGAATCCAAGATCCCAAGGAGGTAGTGATATCGATGGCGACGTCCATTCCAAAGACTGGATTTGAGGCTTTTGCCCAAAGCACAAATAGTGTGTACAAGATGACAAGCTTCACGACAACGCCTCGAAGAAGGAAGGTGGCACCCTAAAGTGGCATCATCATTAGTGCCTACAAAGCGAGCGCAAGGTTTTTGCCCGGAGCATCACATCACCTTCGACACTAAATCCACGCCGATCGTCGAGTCCCACACACCCGCGAACATGTTAGCTCGCCAATCCTCTGGCCCCACGACGTCTACGGCCCCATAGACACATGTGTTACACTGTGTTTTTTATTAAATATGAGTAACTAGATACTTCTTTCATCTGGGATTGGAAGGCGACGAAAGAGCATTAATTATTCCAAGATTGTTGGATGAAAGCTAACGGTTTCCCCTGACCCCCTCCTTTTGTTGCTTTGTTTACCAACACAATTAATCGCAAGTCGTGCACATGGCGCTTCATGTATGTGATGTGCGCAGTGAGGCGAGATCGGTTTGGCAGTCAATAGACATGGAAGGTGAAGGGTAAGTGCTTATCTCGACGAATTTATTGTTGgcaacgcagtaatttaaaaaaaatcctaggaTCATGCCaaatctatctaggtgatgcatagcaatgagaggggagagtgtatccaggtacccttgtagaccgaaaacggaagcgtttcaataacgcggttgatgtagtcgaacttcttcgcgatccaaccgatcaagtaccgaatgtacggcacctccgcgttcagcacaagttcagctcgatgacgtccctcgtgctcttgatcctgTTGAGGACgcggatgagttccgtcagcaccacggcgtggtgatggttatgatgatgttaccggcgtagggcttcgcctaagcactatgatggtatgatcgaggtgtgtaactgtggagggggcaccgcacacggttgggagagaaacttgtgtgatctagggtgccccctgcccccgtatataaaagagcaagggggaggccggtcggccctcctagggcgcaccccacaaggggagtcctactaggactactagtcctagcaggattccaccaagaggaagagagggg is a genomic window containing:
- the LOC123090924 gene encoding probable LRR receptor-like serine/threonine-protein kinase At2g16250 codes for the protein MTRTRARALWAALLLAALAAAAAPGAVRGQGGLASRADLAGLYTLRGALGLRARDWPRKADPCSAWAGVGCRGGRVVSVSLVGLRRTRLGRLAPRFDVDGLRNLSRLESFTAAGFGLPGSIPAWLGAGLAPSFRVLDLSACAVTGEIAASAVAGLSNLTTLNLAGNLLSGQLPAAALAGLPKLGTLNLSGNALPGALPDAVWSLPELRVLDVSQTNLTGALPGAGIAPSATLQTVDLSGNLFYGTVPDTFRQLFNRVMANISGNYFEGNLSSVAGGNVSSEMNCFLDVAGQRRPEDCQQFYAGRGLPYDGPVAAPTPQPAPVPAENKKGRQKNLKYILIGAIGGGVLLLAVVAAVVFCIVRSRRGRSDQRESGAPSAPPGVHGSARAAAATGTTQPSASPASLAKVGDSFAYDQLASATSGFAEERIIKHGHSGDLYHGVLQDGTTVVVKRITNRVARKDAYMTELDLFAKGLHERLVHLMGHCFDKEDEKLLVYRFVRNGDLSCALHRKTGEEEEGMQSLDWIKRLKIATGVAEALCYLHHECTPPMVHRDVQASSILLDDKFEVRLGSLSEVCPQEGESHQNVITKLLRFSSTADQSSSGSPSASCSYDVYCFGKVLLELVTGRLGISASSDGTTSDWLDNTLRYINIYEKELMSKIIDPTLIIDEDHLEEVWAMAIVAKSCLNPRSSKRPPMKYILKALENPLKVVREDNGSSSARLRATSSRGSWNAAFFGSWRHSSSEIGPSRDDNMFKRSETIKSSGGSNGDHSSSRRRQSKEIFPEPSGSRDTED